The Siphonobacter curvatus genome includes a window with the following:
- a CDS encoding TonB-dependent receptor plug domain-containing protein — MKYTLLFTFFLTSAVLQAQTRLDSLRSDTSRNVQLQELVITASRVPERLLLSPLSIELLNARQIRYSAQPSYYEAIENLKGVQLLTSSLGFKVYNTRGFANPTNVRFVQLVDGMDNQAPHIGSPIASALAPSDLDIERVEIVPGAASALYGLSALNGLAQLITKDPFTSPGLSIGQKTGVNHVGESQVSPQLYTETSLRYAQPLSNRFAFKINLTYQQGYDWIARDAADLNPNANVSLGLTGMNNPGSDRVNQYGDESANRRTLTLGGKKYVVSRTGYFENDITDLRLRNLRGDIALYWRLKPGWTLSYHYKAATLNNVYQRTNRFRLENYRLSQQGLVLQSPALLVRLYGTAENTGDSYNIRSMAENMDRSFKSDDRWFSDFSSQFAAATQAGQSVGQALQQARTQADQGRIQPGTTAFDSEVSRLRAINNWDIGAALRVKSWLYHGEAQLEVSRLLGPTFREKTGLHLLAGGDFREYVVFPDGNYFINPDGTDRNLQYRKAGGFVQASRMFWGERLKLTGSLRLDKNQYFTPRLNPLVTAVYSPAAEQYVRASYQTGYRYPSLFEAFSNVNSGGVKRVGGLKVMSQGIFERSYFRTSIDAFQTAINTDVNTNQLTTEQAIQKNKGLLRKNTYTYLQPEQVNSLEVGYRGLFFKKRLYIDVDFYYNVYRNFIAQVEANIPKKSNPDSLAYYLADRTQQDRYRLWTNSKTRVYNYGSSVGIRYALVREWTVTGNASLARLDRTDQGDGLEEAFNTPQWITNVGLANPTLWKSFGFSVNYKYQSAFLWQSSLATGQVPAIHTFDAQVSYDFFWLLVKVGGTNVFNRPYTTFKAGPSVGGLYYTSLVLKAW; from the coding sequence ATGAAATACACTCTACTTTTTACCTTCTTCCTGACTAGTGCAGTGCTCCAGGCACAAACCCGTCTTGATAGTCTTCGGTCGGATACGTCCCGTAATGTGCAGCTTCAGGAGCTGGTGATTACTGCCTCGCGGGTGCCCGAACGGCTGTTGCTGTCGCCGCTCAGTATTGAGTTGCTCAATGCCCGCCAGATTCGGTACTCGGCTCAACCCTCGTATTACGAAGCGATTGAAAATCTGAAGGGGGTGCAGCTACTCACCTCCAGTTTAGGTTTTAAAGTCTATAACACCCGGGGCTTTGCCAATCCAACCAACGTACGCTTTGTGCAACTGGTGGACGGAATGGACAATCAGGCACCGCACATCGGGTCTCCCATTGCCAGTGCTCTGGCTCCCTCAGATCTGGATATTGAACGGGTAGAAATTGTACCAGGAGCGGCTTCAGCCTTGTACGGACTCAGTGCCTTGAACGGTTTGGCCCAGCTCATTACAAAAGATCCATTCACTTCACCCGGACTAAGCATTGGCCAGAAAACGGGCGTGAATCACGTCGGAGAATCGCAGGTTTCACCCCAACTTTATACTGAAACCAGTCTGCGATACGCCCAGCCTTTGAGCAATCGGTTTGCCTTCAAGATCAACCTTACCTACCAGCAGGGGTACGACTGGATCGCTCGCGACGCTGCCGACCTGAATCCGAATGCTAATGTCTCGCTTGGTTTGACGGGTATGAATAATCCCGGAAGTGATCGGGTCAATCAGTACGGCGATGAATCCGCCAATCGGCGTACGCTGACGCTGGGCGGCAAGAAATACGTAGTCTCGCGAACGGGCTATTTTGAAAACGATATTACCGATTTGCGACTTCGAAACCTACGGGGTGATATAGCTTTATACTGGCGATTGAAACCCGGCTGGACGCTTTCTTATCATTACAAAGCCGCCACGCTCAACAACGTATATCAGCGAACCAATCGTTTTCGACTGGAAAATTACCGACTCAGTCAGCAGGGACTGGTACTGCAATCACCAGCCTTGTTAGTGCGATTGTACGGCACCGCCGAGAACACGGGCGATTCCTACAACATCCGTTCGATGGCGGAAAATATGGATCGTTCGTTCAAATCCGATGATCGCTGGTTTAGTGATTTTTCCAGCCAGTTTGCCGCAGCCACGCAAGCCGGACAAAGCGTAGGACAGGCCCTGCAACAGGCTCGCACTCAGGCCGATCAGGGGCGGATTCAACCGGGTACCACCGCTTTTGATTCGGAAGTTAGTCGTTTGCGAGCTATTAATAACTGGGATATTGGGGCGGCCCTGCGGGTAAAATCCTGGCTGTATCACGGGGAAGCTCAACTGGAAGTCAGTCGCCTGCTGGGCCCTACGTTTCGGGAAAAAACAGGTCTTCATCTCTTAGCCGGAGGCGATTTTCGGGAATATGTTGTCTTCCCCGATGGTAACTATTTTATCAATCCCGATGGTACGGATCGGAATCTTCAATATCGCAAAGCGGGCGGATTTGTGCAGGCTTCGCGGATGTTCTGGGGCGAGCGGTTAAAGTTAACCGGCTCCCTACGTCTGGATAAAAATCAGTATTTTACGCCGCGACTAAATCCCTTGGTAACGGCCGTTTATTCGCCCGCGGCCGAACAGTATGTACGAGCTTCGTACCAGACGGGCTATCGATACCCGTCGCTGTTCGAAGCTTTTTCCAATGTTAATTCGGGCGGGGTGAAACGGGTAGGAGGACTGAAGGTGATGTCGCAGGGCATTTTCGAACGTTCCTATTTCCGTACCTCCATCGATGCGTTTCAAACGGCAATCAATACCGACGTTAATACCAATCAACTGACTACCGAACAGGCCATTCAGAAAAACAAGGGCTTACTACGGAAAAACACCTACACCTACCTGCAACCCGAACAGGTGAACAGTCTGGAAGTGGGGTATCGGGGCCTGTTTTTCAAAAAACGTCTATACATCGACGTTGATTTTTACTACAACGTGTATCGGAATTTCATCGCTCAGGTCGAAGCCAACATTCCAAAAAAATCCAATCCTGATTCACTGGCCTATTACCTGGCCGACCGGACCCAGCAGGACCGCTATCGGCTCTGGACCAACTCAAAAACCCGGGTGTATAATTACGGCTCCAGCGTAGGAATTCGGTATGCCCTGGTACGTGAATGGACCGTAACTGGAAATGCCTCGCTGGCTCGCCTGGACCGGACAGATCAGGGAGACGGTCTCGAAGAAGCTTTCAATACGCCCCAATGGATTACTAATGTTGGGTTGGCAAATCCAACCTTGTGGAAGTCATTCGGTTTTTCAGTGAATTATAAATACCAAAGTGCCTTTCTCTGGCAATCGTCCCTGGCAACGGGGCAGGTGCCCGCCATTCATACGTTTGATGCTCAGGTGAGCTATGATTTCTTCTGGTTGTTGGTAAAAGTAGGAGGTACGAACGTGTTTAACCGCCCGTACACCACCTTCAAGGCTGGTCCCAGTGTGGGAGGACTGTATTACACGTCGCTCGTACTAAAAGCCTGGTAA
- a CDS encoding AraC family transcriptional regulator, giving the protein MAYQFVAPPPALAAYVQAIWYLETPVSQVSGPTFRVLADGCPGLIFQQSESGSFYQYEKPLPPLYLYGPATQYTQLHFPGSFRVIGFCFYPHALKTLFQLDASTLTDRCLGLEELSIPQTQHLSEQLMLQATVFNQIDLLSAYLVQRSQQTSATPDPTLHQALQLIHQQKGDLSMKVLQQQTGLSERSLERRFKHYVGLSPKLWASIYRFQSSVEQLNHNRYTKLSDVAFDRGYADQSHFIRAFQTFAGLSPQSYLRENSQILGNFSSSPF; this is encoded by the coding sequence ATGGCTTATCAATTTGTCGCTCCCCCACCCGCCCTTGCTGCGTATGTGCAGGCGATCTGGTACCTCGAAACGCCCGTATCGCAGGTATCCGGGCCGACGTTCCGCGTACTGGCAGATGGCTGTCCCGGCCTCATCTTTCAGCAGTCCGAAAGTGGTTCATTCTATCAATACGAGAAGCCCCTCCCCCCCTTGTACCTCTATGGACCGGCTACGCAGTACACGCAGTTGCATTTTCCCGGTAGCTTTCGCGTAATTGGCTTTTGCTTTTATCCGCACGCGTTGAAAACCCTTTTCCAGTTGGATGCTTCGACTCTAACGGACCGCTGTCTGGGTTTGGAAGAGCTGTCCATTCCTCAAACGCAGCATCTGTCTGAGCAGCTCATGCTTCAGGCAACGGTGTTTAACCAAATTGATCTTCTGTCAGCATACCTCGTTCAACGTTCACAACAAACATCCGCGACTCCTGATCCTACGCTACATCAGGCTTTGCAACTAATTCATCAGCAAAAGGGCGATCTATCCATGAAGGTGCTGCAACAGCAGACGGGGCTTTCCGAACGAAGTTTGGAGCGCCGGTTTAAGCACTACGTTGGCCTTTCGCCTAAATTATGGGCCAGTATTTACCGCTTTCAAAGCTCGGTGGAACAACTGAATCACAATCGATACACAAAGCTTTCCGACGTAGCCTTTGATCGCGGGTACGCCGACCAGTCACATTTTATTCGGGCTTTTCAGACCTTCGCGGGTCTTTCACCCCAGTCATATCTTCGGGAAAACAGCCAGATTCTCGGTAATTTTTCGAGTTCGCCCTTCTAG
- a CDS encoding M14 family metallopeptidase, whose translation MNQRLLLVLFLLLASSSLWAQQSYYFPNTGTFDSRVPSPEQFLGYPIGTHYTRHDQIVAYFKELERTSNGKAHVQVIGKSYEERPQIILTITAPENYSNLEKIRQKHLTVTDPAQPNLTKADPVIVLLGYSVHGAETSGGEAALLTAYYLVANQSAETAQYLKESVILIDPAQNPDGRDRAANWHNMYKSFPPVSDPADLEHLQGFPGGRVNHYFTDLNRDWLSAEQIESKNRVDFSHQWYPNVHIDFHEMGTNSTYYFEPTPAGHQSPLLPQSSYDFNATLAKYHAEALDKIGSLYFTKESFDNLSPIYGSTYPDFYGAVGVTFEQGSSRGLVQESTSGPVTFPFTIRNHLVTGLATLKGALAEKENLFKLQKDFFKSAVTQGKANPAKAFVFGDSRDVSLTNKLLSLVLRHRLKVYTLNADVTADGKKFEKGKAYVVPAEQPFFRIVHSLFEETPKLKDSTFYDNTSWSVVHAYGIQQAKLNSVPSLGQAVTAVPTVQGGVAGGKAQLAYLLNWSEYNASRALYSLLSQGVLVKTSLKPFTSQTATGPQKFSYGSLVIPVAGQKISSDSLYRAVEEASRRSNLTFATTSTGFSLEGIDLGSNNILPVRKPEVALVTGATSGLAEAGQVWFLLNEHLQLPVSKLDPQSLERVSLDRYQVLVLPNGTYREWSKPTVDALKAWVSRGGTLITFRTASEWAISQGFAKERVFVDSSATRRNASVTRVDYATRAETEAPRRINGGIFQADIDITNPIAFGLNDRKIFFTKTGNTILLPSKDKYATVAKYLPSSYISGYVSRENVAKINSTASILVGQLGQGKVVLFAEDPTYRHYWHGTNRLFLNALFYGNLIQLQSAFLGAAEE comes from the coding sequence GTCGTATTACTTCCCGAATACGGGCACGTTTGATTCACGCGTTCCCAGTCCCGAGCAATTTCTGGGCTACCCGATTGGAACGCATTATACCCGTCACGATCAGATTGTTGCGTACTTCAAAGAACTCGAACGAACCTCCAATGGCAAGGCTCACGTGCAGGTCATTGGCAAGAGTTACGAAGAACGGCCACAGATCATACTGACGATTACGGCTCCGGAGAATTACAGTAATCTGGAAAAGATTCGCCAGAAACACCTCACCGTCACTGACCCGGCTCAACCCAATTTGACCAAGGCCGATCCGGTGATCGTGCTGCTGGGCTACAGCGTACACGGAGCCGAAACGTCCGGTGGCGAAGCAGCCCTGCTGACGGCATATTATCTGGTAGCCAACCAAAGTGCCGAAACGGCCCAGTATTTGAAAGAATCGGTCATTCTGATCGATCCTGCACAAAATCCCGATGGTCGCGACCGGGCGGCCAACTGGCATAACATGTACAAGTCGTTTCCGCCCGTATCCGACCCGGCGGATCTGGAACACCTTCAGGGTTTTCCCGGTGGTCGCGTCAACCACTATTTTACGGATTTAAATCGCGACTGGCTGAGTGCCGAGCAGATTGAAAGCAAGAACCGGGTCGATTTCTCGCATCAGTGGTATCCTAACGTGCACATCGATTTTCACGAAATGGGTACGAACAGTACGTACTATTTCGAACCTACGCCAGCGGGTCACCAAAGTCCGCTGTTGCCACAGTCATCTTACGATTTCAATGCGACGCTGGCTAAATACCACGCCGAAGCCCTCGACAAGATTGGCTCATTGTATTTTACCAAAGAAAGCTTCGATAACCTGTCGCCCATTTACGGTTCGACGTATCCTGATTTCTACGGAGCCGTTGGTGTAACCTTTGAGCAGGGGAGTTCGCGAGGACTGGTGCAGGAAAGTACGTCCGGTCCCGTTACATTTCCGTTCACCATTCGTAATCACCTGGTAACGGGTTTGGCTACGCTCAAAGGAGCTTTGGCCGAAAAAGAAAATCTATTTAAACTGCAAAAGGACTTTTTCAAATCGGCCGTTACTCAGGGCAAGGCTAACCCAGCCAAGGCGTTTGTCTTCGGCGACAGTCGCGATGTTTCGCTGACGAATAAGCTGTTATCGCTGGTGTTACGGCACCGTCTGAAGGTGTATACTCTGAATGCCGACGTAACCGCCGATGGCAAAAAATTCGAGAAGGGAAAAGCCTACGTGGTTCCCGCCGAGCAACCCTTTTTCCGAATCGTACACTCCTTGTTTGAAGAAACCCCAAAACTGAAAGACAGTACGTTCTACGATAACACGTCGTGGTCGGTTGTACACGCGTATGGTATCCAACAGGCAAAACTCAACTCGGTACCTTCGCTAGGACAGGCCGTTACCGCCGTGCCGACCGTGCAGGGAGGTGTAGCGGGTGGTAAGGCTCAGTTGGCGTACTTGCTCAACTGGTCGGAATACAATGCTTCACGGGCTTTGTATTCCCTGCTTTCACAGGGAGTACTGGTAAAGACCTCGCTGAAACCTTTCACTAGTCAGACTGCTACGGGGCCGCAGAAATTCAGTTACGGCTCGCTGGTGATTCCGGTAGCTGGTCAAAAAATCAGTTCGGACAGTCTATACCGGGCAGTAGAAGAAGCGTCGCGTCGCTCCAACCTGACCTTTGCAACTACTTCTACGGGTTTTAGTCTGGAAGGCATTGATCTAGGTAGCAATAACATTCTGCCCGTACGCAAACCCGAAGTAGCTCTGGTCACTGGAGCCACGTCGGGACTAGCCGAAGCTGGTCAGGTCTGGTTTCTGTTGAATGAACACCTGCAATTGCCCGTCAGTAAGCTGGATCCGCAAAGTCTGGAACGCGTTTCACTGGATCGTTATCAGGTGCTGGTATTACCCAACGGAACGTACCGCGAGTGGAGCAAGCCAACCGTCGATGCCTTGAAAGCTTGGGTAAGCCGGGGTGGTACGCTGATCACCTTCCGTACGGCTTCGGAGTGGGCCATCAGCCAGGGTTTTGCGAAAGAACGCGTGTTTGTCGATTCTTCGGCTACGCGTCGCAATGCGTCCGTAACCCGCGTTGATTACGCTACCCGGGCCGAAACGGAGGCTCCGCGACGTATTAACGGAGGGATTTTCCAGGCGGACATCGACATTACTAATCCCATTGCGTTCGGTCTGAACGATCGGAAAATTTTCTTCACGAAAACGGGCAATACAATCCTGTTACCCAGCAAAGACAAGTATGCAACAGTGGCCAAGTACCTGCCTTCCTCGTACATCAGTGGTTATGTTTCCCGGGAAAATGTAGCTAAAATCAACAGCACCGCTTCTATTTTGGTTGGACAACTGGGACAAGGGAAAGTCGTTCTGTTCGCCGAAGATCCGACCTATCGCCACTACTGGCACGGGACCAATCGATTGTTTCTGAATGCTCTTTTTTACGGAAATCTGATTCAGTTGCAGTCGGCTTTTCTGGGAGCTGCTGAAGAGTAA
- a CDS encoding NmrA family NAD(P)-binding protein, whose translation MHISNPILVLGGTGKTGHRIVERLHNQNFPVRIGSRRNQPAFDWYDATTWPAVLSGVKAVYISFQPDLAIPEAFDIIRSFVEKAVQAGIRRLVLLSGRGEEAAERCEQIVMNAGVEWTVLRASWFHQNFSESFFLESIQQGQLVLPVADVGEPFIDADDIAEVAVAALTQPQHTGRVYELTGPRLLTFAEAVQTIARYTDRSISYETIPLESYLSALQDLGTPPEMIALLAYLFSEVLDGRNASLTPDVAQILGRPPIVFDAYAERTAASGLWTPSV comes from the coding sequence ATGCACATTAGCAATCCTATTCTCGTGCTGGGAGGAACCGGAAAAACCGGCCACCGGATCGTTGAACGCCTTCATAATCAGAACTTTCCCGTACGAATCGGGTCGCGTCGCAACCAACCCGCCTTTGACTGGTATGACGCTACCACCTGGCCCGCCGTACTTAGCGGCGTGAAAGCCGTGTACATCAGCTTTCAGCCCGATCTGGCCATTCCCGAAGCGTTTGACATCATTCGTTCGTTTGTGGAAAAGGCCGTGCAGGCGGGGATTCGTCGACTAGTCCTCCTTTCCGGCCGGGGAGAGGAAGCCGCTGAACGGTGCGAACAAATCGTCATGAACGCTGGCGTCGAATGGACTGTGTTGCGAGCGAGCTGGTTTCATCAGAATTTTAGCGAAAGTTTTTTTCTGGAAAGTATACAGCAAGGCCAGCTGGTCTTGCCGGTAGCGGACGTTGGGGAGCCATTTATCGATGCCGATGATATTGCCGAAGTGGCCGTAGCCGCTCTGACGCAGCCCCAGCATACGGGACGAGTCTATGAATTGACGGGTCCTCGCCTGCTTACCTTTGCCGAGGCTGTTCAGACGATTGCCCGCTACACCGACCGATCAATCTCTTACGAAACAATTCCGCTGGAATCGTACCTGTCCGCCTTGCAGGATCTAGGTACGCCGCCCGAAATGATAGCCTTACTTGCGTATCTGTTCAGCGAGGTACTCGACGGTCGAAACGCCTCGCTAACTCCTGACGTAGCACAAATACTGGGTCGCCCGCCTATTGTTTTTGACGCCTATGCTGAGCGAACGGCGGCCTCGGGACTATGGACTCCTTCCGTATGA
- a CDS encoding T9SS type A sorting domain-containing protein encodes MKKHYFLGVLLLVSCTLLQAQVNYYVSADGNDDSNTGLSQQSPWKTLAKVNTIAATFNPGDSILFRRGDVFRGELLPQKSGTATASITYGAYGTGSRPIINGSQPLSGWSVFQGNVWVADYAGSITAMNNFFINGTSQQIGRYPNADATNQGYLRIQSGSGNTILNDNSLAGQDWTGATAVVRVNLFLLNKPVVQSHTGSTLTFVAPGVGNYTINAGYGYFLQNHLATLDQPGEWYFDQSAKKVYLYSTTNPNQLQTEAPVVSSTFFASGKSHLSIQQLVFTQANEYGIRIDSTAGSLTQNIRIQSCQFNNNHNAMLVNRAVQVLVSDNTFNQTNNNAIFITARDYVCNRNTILNTALRAGMGEPNNNQYNAINLVGRNATAANNVIDSVGYCGIRFEGTNLLVQNNQVSNFARVKCDIGGIYTFKGFAPATYGYGNNRVIGNVVSQAYPNLFGTTSRVVNSNYACGIYMDGNSLGNLVEGNTVYQVMGAGLMLNVTTSGHTVRNNTFYDNMYGFGYFPDSKPASRNHRVVRNIFYARSLNQQGGLVQTGSAVYLPLVGTLDSNYYSQPFEKDPTFVQTVTTATTPRVSKALTLNQWQQLSYDTHGVYGQTYQSPVVVQSEGPNRITVSNNSQFNTGLTTGTTAYTLTPASGTSAPAWDNTGQLDGGSLRLNLTDTTTTKSSRAVINVGTITFGKYYRLRFSAKGSRDTTALQVALLSSASSNFGVCKLKTVTLSTTRTEVELLLSPNYTNDNTFLSLTLHDPQSKIWLDNIVFSELEVTENDPTNYVRFEVNADSTSRTVNLGGETYTDVRGATYTGTYTVLPFSSVILQKQISGPLPLRLLHFSAADENCNIRFRWKTADERNINRFIIEQSADGKHFVPFTFALPTGKSRNNYSMLSLISSEGINYFRLKILDEDQSYAYSSIISLQQACQDILQIDLYPNPAPQLMHLRFQEDRSTPVQVSVLTTQGRIVIPEQTFISSPTQQVAVQIGAIPSGTYLVKIQREGKVYIKKLIK; translated from the coding sequence ATGAAAAAGCATTACTTCTTAGGGGTACTCCTGCTGGTCAGTTGTACGCTGCTCCAGGCTCAGGTCAACTATTACGTTTCCGCCGATGGCAATGATGACAGTAACACGGGGCTCAGTCAACAAAGTCCCTGGAAAACCCTGGCGAAAGTCAATACCATAGCCGCTACTTTTAATCCCGGCGACAGCATTTTATTCCGGCGGGGAGATGTATTCCGGGGTGAGTTGTTACCACAAAAATCCGGTACTGCTACTGCTTCGATTACATACGGAGCCTACGGCACGGGATCGCGACCAATCATCAACGGGTCGCAGCCTCTTTCGGGCTGGAGCGTTTTTCAAGGCAACGTCTGGGTTGCGGACTACGCCGGTTCGATTACGGCCATGAATAATTTTTTCATCAATGGAACGTCCCAACAGATCGGTCGCTACCCCAATGCTGACGCTACTAATCAGGGTTATCTGCGTATTCAGTCCGGCAGTGGCAATACTATATTGAACGATAACTCGCTGGCGGGACAGGACTGGACGGGTGCTACCGCCGTGGTACGGGTAAATCTGTTTTTGCTTAACAAACCCGTGGTTCAGTCGCATACCGGAAGTACGCTCACCTTTGTGGCTCCGGGGGTAGGAAATTATACCATTAATGCGGGTTACGGTTATTTCCTGCAAAATCACCTGGCTACACTCGATCAGCCCGGCGAATGGTACTTCGACCAATCGGCTAAAAAGGTTTACCTCTATTCTACCACAAACCCTAATCAATTACAGACGGAGGCTCCAGTGGTGAGTAGTACGTTCTTTGCCAGTGGAAAAAGTCACCTGAGCATTCAGCAACTGGTATTCACCCAGGCCAATGAGTATGGCATCCGGATCGATAGTACCGCGGGTAGCCTTACCCAAAACATTCGCATTCAGTCCTGTCAGTTTAATAATAATCACAATGCGATGCTGGTTAACCGGGCCGTACAGGTACTTGTTTCCGACAATACGTTTAACCAGACTAACAACAACGCCATTTTCATTACTGCTCGCGACTATGTTTGTAACCGAAATACCATCCTGAATACGGCTCTGCGGGCGGGTATGGGTGAGCCGAACAACAATCAGTACAACGCCATCAATCTAGTAGGCCGAAACGCAACCGCTGCCAATAATGTCATCGACAGCGTGGGCTATTGCGGCATCCGGTTTGAGGGCACTAATCTCCTGGTTCAAAACAATCAGGTTTCCAACTTTGCCCGGGTCAAGTGCGACATAGGCGGTATCTATACGTTCAAGGGTTTTGCTCCGGCTACGTACGGCTACGGCAACAACCGGGTGATTGGAAATGTCGTGAGCCAGGCGTATCCCAACCTTTTTGGTACTACGTCCCGCGTTGTCAATTCCAATTACGCCTGTGGCATTTATATGGATGGGAATAGTTTGGGAAATCTGGTGGAGGGCAATACCGTCTATCAGGTGATGGGAGCCGGACTGATGCTTAACGTTACTACGTCAGGTCATACCGTACGCAACAATACGTTTTACGACAACATGTACGGCTTCGGCTATTTTCCCGATAGCAAACCCGCCTCCCGCAATCATCGGGTAGTCCGTAATATTTTCTACGCTCGGTCGCTCAATCAGCAGGGTGGACTGGTACAAACCGGCAGTGCGGTGTATCTGCCTTTAGTGGGTACGCTGGACAGCAACTATTACAGCCAACCCTTCGAGAAAGACCCCACCTTTGTGCAAACCGTCACGACGGCCACTACCCCTCGCGTTTCGAAAGCCTTGACCCTCAACCAGTGGCAGCAGCTTTCGTATGATACTCATGGGGTGTATGGACAGACGTACCAGTCGCCCGTGGTTGTACAATCCGAAGGGCCTAACCGCATTACAGTCAGCAATAATAGCCAGTTCAATACCGGACTTACCACCGGAACAACAGCTTATACGCTTACGCCCGCCAGTGGCACCAGTGCTCCCGCCTGGGACAATACGGGACAGTTAGATGGCGGATCGTTGCGGTTGAACCTGACGGATACCACGACAACGAAATCATCCCGGGCCGTTATCAATGTTGGTACGATTACCTTTGGCAAGTACTACCGGCTGAGATTTTCGGCCAAAGGCAGTCGGGATACTACGGCGTTACAGGTGGCTCTCTTATCTTCAGCCTCTTCAAATTTTGGCGTTTGTAAACTAAAAACAGTGACGTTGTCAACTACACGTACGGAAGTCGAGTTATTGCTTAGCCCTAACTATACCAACGACAATACCTTTCTGAGTTTAACTTTACACGATCCGCAAAGCAAAATCTGGCTGGATAATATCGTTTTCAGCGAACTCGAAGTCACGGAAAATGATCCGACCAATTACGTTCGTTTTGAAGTAAACGCCGATAGTACTAGTCGAACGGTCAATTTAGGCGGCGAGACCTATACGGATGTACGGGGAGCGACGTACACAGGAACTTACACGGTGTTACCCTTCAGTTCAGTTATTTTGCAAAAACAGATAAGTGGTCCCCTGCCTTTACGCCTGCTTCATTTTTCAGCTGCTGATGAAAATTGTAATATTCGGTTTCGCTGGAAAACGGCCGATGAACGGAACATCAATCGATTCATCATCGAGCAGAGTGCGGACGGAAAGCATTTTGTACCCTTTACTTTCGCTTTGCCCACCGGAAAATCCCGGAACAATTACTCCATGCTCTCCTTGATTTCCAGCGAAGGAATCAATTATTTCCGCCTCAAAATTCTGGATGAAGATCAATCCTACGCTTACAGTTCGATTATATCCCTGCAACAGGCTTGCCAGGACATCCTTCAAATCGACCTGTACCCGAACCCGGCCCCGCAACTGATGCATTTGCGATTCCAGGAAGATCGCTCAACCCCGGTACAAGTCAGTGTTCTCACAACCCAAGGTCGGATTGTAATCCCCGAACAAACTTTTATCAGCTCCCCTACGCAGCAGGTAGCCGTACAGATTGGGGCCATACCTTCGGGCACATATCTGGTCAAGATTCAACGCGAGGGCAAAGTGTACATCAAGAAATTAATAAAATAA